The genomic stretch GCTAACACTGTCTTCACCCGATAAATTCACTCCAAAATCGGTTGAGCTTCCCCCCTGACTGGTCGGATCGCCCACGGTATCATCAACACTGAGTTCTCCGGAGAGACTCTGTTTTGTGTTGGTGGTCGCCAGGGTATCGATACCCTCTTTGCCTTGCACATCTATCTCATTGCCGGCCTCAACATCGGTACCAACAAATGTAACTTTTTTATCAGCCTTAACGCTTAAATTTCCTCCAGCCTTCAATGTGCCTGCAACTTCAGTGGATTCATCACTGGTATTGGCTTTCACCTCAGCCGAAGAATAGGAGCCCATCTCGTCGGAAGAAAGACTTCCCTCTACCGCCAGACCTTTGGAGCTACTTGTATTCTTTGCAGCATTAAATTCAACAGTACCTGTTTTTGATTCAATGGCTGCATCCCCGGTTGTTTCCAAGTTAGTTCCTTCAAATTTCACATCTTTCTTG from Desulfobulbaceae bacterium encodes the following:
- a CDS encoding hemagglutinin repeat-containing protein, which gives rise to METTGDAAIESKTGTVEFNAAKNTSSSKGLAVEGSLSSDEMGSYSSAEVKANTSDESTEVAGTLKAGGNLSVKADKKVTFVGTDVEAGNEIDVQGKEGIDTLATTNTKQSLSGELSVDDTVGDPTSQGGSSTDFGVNLSGEDSVSHKGATFKSGGRNKDED